AAACCATAACATTTATTGTGGTATAATAAAAACATTTTTTCTGCAATCGAAATTTCCTGAGAAACTACCTCAAGCAATTCTGGAATTTTTAGAACTATTTCCACGTTATTTTTAATACATTCTTCAAAACTATCGGAATTTTTAACTAAATACAGGTAATATCTGTATTCATGATTATATTCATCCAAAATACCCCTCGATAATTAAATAATTATGTGGTTGATTATGGGAAATCTGGATTAATACGCAGATTGGATTAATCGTTAATAATTCTGTTTTCATTCCGATATTAATATCTTTTGAAAAGTTTAAAATAGTAAAAATTTTGAACAAAACGACGGGTACTTCCTACATTAACCATTATTTCGTCAAGCAAATAAATAATTAAAATTTAAAAAAATATTATCTCGGCATTAATAAATACCAGGCTTTATCCCCATGTTCCTGATATCTAACAGCCATAAATTCAGTTTTAGACTTTTTTGACATTTCATGGGTGAAAGTTATAAATGGACATTTTTGTTCACTAACTTCCCCCCTCATTTGTTTTAGGATAGAATAAAGTCGTTTGAAATAAGTTATACTATCGTCTTCATCCGGATAAATGGCATCATAAACATTTCTAGTTATGTATACTGGTTCAATAAAGCCCCTCCTTTTTGCATATCGAGAAACATTTATGACTTCCGCGCCAGGTTTTATTACAGGTTCAAAATCTTCTAATTCTTCAGGTATTTCAAAATTGCCCCTCATCAAAAATCCCCTCCAAAGGAAGTAAACTAATATATGGGTTAACATTGCATTTAAATATATCGGTAAAAGGAATATTTTTGCTTTTTTCAAAAATAGGAATCCAAAAAAAGAATATAATAAAAATTAAAGCTATTTTTACACATTTGTGATAAATCTGATTCTTAGATCTATTTCAAAAATAGCATTGATAATTATCTAGTTGAACTCCATATATTGTACGGCGTGGTGTAAAAAGTAAGTTATATGTTAAATGACATTGTAAAATCTAAATTTTAAAGAAATAATCGATTTTGTACATTTAAGTCCTATTTTTATCCAAAATCCTTGAAAAAGTATTTAATGAAAGACATTCATACTCTATAAATTAAATCTGGAACGGAAAAACATGGTATCCCAAGACGACATACTTTACGAATTTTACAATAACGATGGAATACTCACTACCGATGAGTTAAAAGACTTATCTGGAATTCCAAAAGAAGAAAGTATAAGGAGTATTTCAAAATCCATGAATTCTTTGATCCAAAAAAAACTAATTGGAAAAGTAAAGGGGCCAAAAAACAGCACGATTTATTTTTTAACAAACCCTTACTATTTCTTATGTGACGACAAAGAACGGTTAAAGCATGAAAAAACGCACTGTTTGAATGTTATAAAAAAGGTCATGGAACACCACGATGAATGCAGAATTTTTGAACAACAGGATATGCTTATCCTAAAATTCAATGCAACGTACCAGATTCGAAACCATCTTAAATTGATAAAATCAATCATAGAACTTTTTGGAAACTGCTTAAAATATGTTTTGCATGACAATTACATTATAGTTACTGGAAAAACGCATTTGGAAATAGATATGTTTAATATCAACCATTTTTTACGGGAAGAAAAAGAAATGAACTTTAAAAAAAATATAAAATAAATTTAGATGCAGTATATTTCTTCTGCTTCCAAAACTTCGGTATTATGATCTTTTAATACGTCAATTCCTTTTTTAACGTCTTCAGTTCTTAAAACTGCGAGTGCTTTATCGCCCATTGAAAATGCGTAGACATAATCAATGCTGATGTTTTCTTTTGAAAGAATATCAAGGGTTTTTGAAAGAGCGCCTATCTCATTTGGAATGCATATACATATAACGTCAGTTAAGCTAACTGAAAATCTATTTTCCTTTAAAACTTTCAATGCAAGATCCGGGTTTGAAACAACCATTCTCAAAATTCCGTAATCTGATGTGTCTGCGACACTGAGTGCTGAAATATTTATTCCAGATTTTTCAAGTATCTCAGTTACTTCTTTTAGTCTTCCGGATTTATTTTCTAAAAATACTGATAATTGTTTGATAATCATATTAACCCCTCCATTAAAGTTTTCTGTTATCAATTACTCTTTTAGCTTTTCCTTCGGTTCTTTCGATAGTTTTTGGCTCTACAAGCTTAATTTTAACACTTATTCCGAGAGTACTTTCTATGTTATGCTTGATTTTTTTGCTTAATTGTTCAAGCATGCTGATTTTGTCTGAGAAGAACTGGTCTTCAACTTCCACCCAAACTTCAAGAACGTCTAAATTATTTATCCTATCTACTATTAATAAGTAGTGTGGCTTTGTTTCGCTCATTTCTAAAAGAACGCTTTCTATTTGTGATGGGAAAACATTAACTCCCCTTATAATTAACATATCATCGCTTCTTCCAGTACACTTGTTCATCCTAACAAGAGTTCTTCCACATTCACATTTTTCATAATTTAATGAAGTTAAATCCCTTGTCCGGTACCTTAAAAGAGGCATTCCTTCTTTTGTAATTGTTGTAAACACAAGTTCGCCCTCACTTCCTGCAGGAAGCGGTTGTAATGTATTTGGATCGATAATTTCTGGAACAAAATGGTCTTCGTTTACGTGTAACCCTGCCTGATATTCACAGTCACATGCTACACCTGGCCCCATTACTTCACTAAGCCCATAAATGTCCATTGCTTTTATTCCAAGTTTATTTTCAATTTCTTTCCTCATGCTAGGAGTCCAAGGTTCTGCACCAAAGATTCCAACCCTCAAACTGATGTCATCCGCAGTCATTCCTGCTTCTTCGAGTGCTTCTGCTAAATAAAGAGCATATGAAGGAGTACATGCAAGAACTGTTGTTTTAAAATCAGCCATTAATTGAACCTGTTTTTGAGTATTTCCGCCAGAAATTGGAATTACAGTTGCACCTAACTTTTCACTTCCGTAGTGCAGTCCAAGACCGCCGGTAAAAAGACCATATCCGTAAGCAATTTGGATAAAATCATCTCTTGAAGCTCCGGCACAGTTTAATGCTCTTGCAACAACTTCTGACCACATTGCAATATCCCTTCTGGTGTATCCAACAACTGTTGGCTTTCCAGTGGTTCCAGAAGATGCGTGAACTCTTACAATTTCACTCATGGGAACTGAAAATATTCCAAAAGGATAATTATCTCTTAAATCCTGTTTTGTTGTAAATGGCAATTTTGAAAGATCGTCAATACTTTGAATATCTTCAGGGTAAACTCCCATACTTTGCATTTTTTTCCGATAAAAAGGAACATTATGGTAAACACGACTAACAGTTTCAGAAAGCCTTTTACTTTGAAGTTCCCTCATCTCTTCTCGGCCCATGCATTCAATAGTTTCATTCCAAATCATGATATCCCTTCTATTCTAGATTGTAACCCAATTCAAAAGCTTTCATATTCAATTCCAGAAATTTTTCAGGAACAGTATCTTTTATAGCTTTTATCCATTCTTCTTTTTTAATGTTGCTATTTTTCGCTAGAACTCCAATTAATGCAACATTGACTGCTTTTATCGTTCCTGCATTTTTTGCAATTGATAAAGCATCTACTGGAATATATTCAATGTTTAATTCCCCAATTTTTTCACTTAAATCAGAAGGATATTTCACATCCCCGGTAATAACAGGCATTGGATCTATTTTTTGCGTATTTACTACCAATTTTCCATTTTCTTTTAAGTAATCAACGTATCTTGCACCTTCGAGCATTTCAAAAGCCAAAACTATGTCTGCGGTTCCTTTTTCAACTACAGGTGAATAAACTTTGTCACCAAATTTAACGTATGCGACTACGCTACCTCCTCTTTGGGACATTCCGTGAACTTCTGAAACTTTAACATCTTTTCCGAGGTTTTGTGCCAGCGTTCCTAAAATTTTAGATGTTAAAACTGCACCCTGCCCACCAACTGCTGCGATGACGATATTCATTATTTTACCACCTCAACTATTGCTGAAAATTTACATAAGTCCTTACAAAGCCCGCATCCAACACATAATGAATCATTTATTTTTGCAACTTTTCCGTCAAATGAAATTGCCGGACATCCTATTTTTAAACATAGTTTGCAGCCAGTGCAAAGTTCAGGATCTATTTTATAATCTTTAAAGTCAAATTTAACGCCTTTTATCAATACACAAGGCCGTTTTGTAATAATTAATGAAGGTTCTTCTGCATTTACTTCTTCTTTTATCGTTTCTTCGAGTGCTTTTAAATCGTACGCGTCAACTACTCGAATTCTGTTTATTCCAATCGCTCTTCCAAGTGTTTCAAAATCAATTTGGGAAGTACTTTCTCCAGAGAGTGTTTTTCCAGTTGAGGGGTTTTCCTGATGTCCAGTCATTGCAGTGATTGAATTATCTAAAATTATCACGGTACTGTGTCCTTTGTTGTATACAATATCCATTAAACCAGTAACTCCAGAATGACAGAATGTAGAGTCTCCGATAACCGCAACGGACTTTTTAGCAAAATCTTTTCCCCTTGCTTTTTCAAATCCGTGTGCCATACCGATACTTGCACCCATACAAATTGTGGTATCGATTGCATTGAGCGGCTCAAATCCTCCGAGAGTGTAACAGCCAATATCTCCTGCAACGTGGAGTTTTAATTTTTTAAGAACGTAAAATGGGCCCCTGTGGTGACATCCGGGACATAAGACTGGCGGTCTTTGAGGTAAATCTTCAAATTTATTAATTACTTCTTTTGATTCGTTCAAAAGTGCACTTCTAATTATTTCGCTACTTAATTCTCCGATAATTGGGAATATATCTTTTCCAATTACTTCTAAACCCATTGATTTAATTTTTTGTTCAAAAATAGGTTCTAATTCTTCGAATACGTAAACTTTATCACAATTTTTAACGAATTCTTTTATTTTTTCTTCAGGAAGTGGGTAGCTCATTCCGAATTTTAAAAAAGATGCATTAGGAATAACCTCTTTTGCGTAATTGTATGCAACACCACTTGTAATTATCCCGATTTTTTTATCATTGTATTCGATTTCATTTAAATCTGATGAATCTGCGAAAATGGAGAGTTCGTTTAACCTTTCTTCGATGAAAATTCTTCTTTTTTTCGCATATGCCGGTGCTGAAATATATTTCGAAGGATTTTTATCATATGGTTTTAATTCGATATCTCCTCTTTTTTCGAGTTCAACCAAGCTCTGTGAGTGGGATACTCTCGTACTGAGTCTTAATATTACGGGAGTATCGAATTTTTCACTGATTTCAAATCCCAATTTTACAAAATCCTTACATTCCTGACTGTCTGAAGGTTCCAATACAGGTATTTTTGCGAAAATTCCGTAATATCTTGTATCTTGCTCGTTTTGCGAACTGTGCATGCTTGGATCATCTGCAACAACTATTAAAAGTCCTGCGTTAATCCCAGTATACGCAACAGTCATCAAAGGATCTGCTGCAACATTTAATCCTACGTGTTTCATTGAAACTATGGTTCTAGCACCCGCAATCGCTGAACCAATAGCCACTTCAAGAGCAACTTTTTCATTTACAGACCATTCCGAATTAATTTCAGGATATTTCGAAATATATTCTGTAATTTCAGTGCTCGGAGTTCCAGGATACGCTGTTGCGACCATTACTCCTGCTTCGTAAGCGCCTCTCGCCACTGCCTCGTTTCCAAGCATTAATTTTTTCATGATCTGCCTCTCAAACGAATTATTGATAAAATATTTTTTCATGAATTTTATGAAAATAACGATTAATCCGATATTTGATACTGATTTAAACAATATCAAATCTTTCCGGTTTGAATATGGAATGACTGTTATTTATGCATATTGTAAGTTTAAAATAAAAAAGCCGTAAAACACTGTAATAATAAATTTAAAATAAAACTCGAAAAAAGAAATTCTGGATGGATATCCAGTTAATTTATAGTCAAAACCCCTATTTCTTAAATTACCCTTCCGATTATTCGAGCAATTGATAAAAGTATCCCTAAATTTTGGGACAATTAATTACTTTTGAATGGAAGCATATATAAAAATTGTTAATTGAATCGATTAGATAAATTTATATGAAAATCTTAGATAAAAGTCGAAAAAATTGGTTTTGTAAACATTAAACAATTAATTAATTCAAAAATAGAAAAATAGTGCGGTAATTTTAATTTTATTCAATTTCAAAGTATTTTAACCTTAATTCTTCGTATGTTCCATCGTTATATATGCCCATTAAAATCTTATTTATATTGTCTATTAAATATTCATTGTCAAGTGAAGAAACTATTCCAAAGTAGTGAATTTCAGTATTTTCTATTATTCTTAAATCATCGCCATTGTTCTTAAAATATTTGCAAACGAAATAATCAGCAAGTATTCCATCAACGTCACCATTTAACAGTGCAGAATTTAAATCATAATAATTATGATATTTCACAATTTCAAAATTAACACTTTTTTTATAGGATTCTGCATGATCTACATAAACAGTATCATCAACAACGCCTATGCGTTTACCCCCAAAATCCGCCAAACCAGCATATTTTGAATCTAAACATACAAGGGAAGAATAAGAATTCATGTAAAGTTGAGAATATGTTGAATCTTCTTCCCTTAATACAGTTTTAGTAATTGCTGAAATTGAAACATCAACGGTTCCAGAACGAGCAGCAATATAATTTCCATATTTATAATCAGTCTCAACAAATTCAATTTTTTTGTCCATCCTTTTAGCAATTTCCGAAATTAATTCTATTTCAAAACCTTTTAATTCACCATTCTCATAGTACTGGTATGGGGGCATGTATGGATATATTCCTACAGTTATAGTATCTGATTCAAAACAGCCATTAGTATTAGTACAGGCAGATGTTACGACCAGAATACTAAATAGAATAATTAAAGTAATTTTTTTCAAAAATTCACCTTTGTTTGGGGAATACCATATTGTTGCCACTTATCATTTTAATAATAAATATACTTTTCGAATATTCAAATATAATAAATTCAAATCCACTTTTTTCGCCTGAAAAACATTACCATCGAAGTTAAAATCAGCCCCATTACAATAAGAACATAAAAATATCCAAAAGACCACCTTAATTCAGGCATGTTCTCAAAATTCATTCCATAAAGTCCTGCAACAAATGAAAGCGGAATAAAAATTGTAGAAATTATCGTGAGCACCTTCATAATTTCATTCATGTTGTTGCTCATTACAGAAAGATGTATTTCTGCGATATTTGAGGTATTGTCTTTTAAAACGTCAATCGTTTCGATAAGATGAACAGTATGGTCGTATAAGTCATGAATATATATTAAATTGCTTTTTTCGATAAATTCATACTCGTCCCTACTGAATTTATGAAATATTTCTTTAAATGGCCCTATATTTTTTCTTAAAGCCACCAATATTTGTCGGATATGTTTTACACGTACAATTTCTTCATTTTCAATATCTGAAAACAGTTTTGCATCATACTTTTCGATCTCATCTTCGATATGTGAGATTATTCCAAAATAATGGTCAACTATCGAATCCAATACTGAATAAAATAAATAATCCAGTCCTTTTTCACATATTGATCCTTTTTTATTAGAAATCCTATCAAGTAAACTTTCAATTATTTGGATATCCTGCTCAAAAAATGTAATCAAAAGGTTGTTTTTCAAAATTATGCTAAGCTGTTCTGATTCAAGATGTATCATATCAGTTTTTTGGTGTACTATTCTTGTTACAAGATACTTATATTTCTCGTAAACCTCAAATTTGGTTCTTTGACTGGTATTGAGTATATCTTCAAGAGTTAATTTATGAAGTTCATATCTTTCACCAATTAACTTCATTTCTTCAGCAGTTGGTATTCCGGAAAATATAATCCAATTTACGCTTGAATCATCAATAACTATCTCATCAAGACTTTTTACCTGTTTTTTTAAAAAGTTATCTTTATTATAAGTGATAAATATTATTTCAATCGCTTTTAACCCCATTTCACCAGTATATACCAGATCTCCAGGGGGTAATCCTGCTTTTTTTGAATATTTACTTCCAATTTTCCTCATAGTCCACCTCAAAACAAAACTTCTTTTAAACCCGTTACATGTTTGCTTGATTTTTTGTGTCTTTTATATACTTTCAAAAGCTCGTGTGCCCCCAAAAATACAACTGATGCAGCTATGACGTATGCCCAATCAATAAGCCCCATCGGTGCAAACCCAATCGTTTTGTTTATTGGAGAAATATATATCGCAGTTAGCGTAAAACCTATCGAAATTATTATTGAATAAATCATATTCATATTTGTAAAGATTGTCCTGCTAAATAACGTTTCATAAGAGTATCTTCTTGAAAGAATGTTCATAAACTGGCAGCATGCAATTGTAGCATAGCTTATCGTGGTTGCAAGCGGATATAATTCATGAATCGTAGTTAATTCTAAATTATTTCTAAATATAAACAGTCCAAAGTTTAAAAATGCCAATAAACCCATTAAAAATCCAAAAAATAAGATTTCCGAGATTGCATATTTATTTAAAACGTGTTCCTCTTTTCTCCGAGGTGGTGCATTCATTATATCTTTTGATGCAGGATCGAATGTAAGTGCAGTTAAGGGCAAAATTTCGGCAAGCAGGTCGATTGCAAGTATTTGAATCGTTAATATGGGCATTGGCCAACCCATATAAGCTACAGCGAGTAAACCAATTAAAACTATTGTTAATTCTCCCCCGTTACTCGTAAGTGATGCAATAATTGTTTTTGTAAGGTTATTATAAATTGTACGCCCTTCTCGAATTGCATAAACGAGTGTCGCAAAACTATCATCCAGTAAAATAAGTTCGGATGCTTCTTTTGATACATCAGTTCCAAGTTTTCCCATTGCAACCCCGATGTGTGAACTTTTAAGGGCTGGGGCATCATTTACCCCGTCTCCAGTTACTGCAACGATTTGTCCTTGCGCTTTTAGTGTTTTTACAATTCTAAGTTTATTTTCGGGAGAA
This DNA window, taken from Methanococcus maripaludis, encodes the following:
- the corA gene encoding magnesium/cobalt transporter CorA is translated as MRKIGSKYSKKAGLPPGDLVYTGEMGLKAIEIIFITYNKDNFLKKQVKSLDEIVIDDSSVNWIIFSGIPTAEEMKLIGERYELHKLTLEDILNTSQRTKFEVYEKYKYLVTRIVHQKTDMIHLESEQLSIILKNNLLITFFEQDIQIIESLLDRISNKKGSICEKGLDYLFYSVLDSIVDHYFGIISHIEDEIEKYDAKLFSDIENEEIVRVKHIRQILVALRKNIGPFKEIFHKFSRDEYEFIEKSNLIYIHDLYDHTVHLIETIDVLKDNTSNIAEIHLSVMSNNMNEIMKVLTIISTIFIPLSFVAGLYGMNFENMPELRWSFGYFYVLIVMGLILTSMVMFFRRKKWI
- a CDS encoding ABC transporter substrate-binding protein yields the protein MKKITLIILFSILVVTSACTNTNGCFESDTITVGIYPYMPPYQYYENGELKGFEIELISEIAKRMDKKIEFVETDYKYGNYIAARSGTVDVSISAITKTVLREEDSTYSQLYMNSYSSLVCLDSKYAGLADFGGKRIGVVDDTVYVDHAESYKKSVNFEIVKYHNYYDLNSALLNGDVDGILADYFVCKYFKNNGDDLRIIENTEIHYFGIVSSLDNEYLIDNINKILMGIYNDGTYEELRLKYFEIE
- a CDS encoding phenylacetate--CoA ligase family protein, with protein sequence MIWNETIECMGREEMRELQSKRLSETVSRVYHNVPFYRKKMQSMGVYPEDIQSIDDLSKLPFTTKQDLRDNYPFGIFSVPMSEIVRVHASSGTTGKPTVVGYTRRDIAMWSEVVARALNCAGASRDDFIQIAYGYGLFTGGLGLHYGSEKLGATVIPISGGNTQKQVQLMADFKTTVLACTPSYALYLAEALEEAGMTADDISLRVGIFGAEPWTPSMRKEIENKLGIKAMDIYGLSEVMGPGVACDCEYQAGLHVNEDHFVPEIIDPNTLQPLPAGSEGELVFTTITKEGMPLLRYRTRDLTSLNYEKCECGRTLVRMNKCTGRSDDMLIIRGVNVFPSQIESVLLEMSETKPHYLLIVDRINNLDVLEVWVEVEDQFFSDKISMLEQLSKKIKHNIESTLGISVKIKLVEPKTIERTEGKAKRVIDNRKL
- a CDS encoding ACT domain-containing protein — translated: MIIKQLSVFLENKSGRLKEVTEILEKSGINISALSVADTSDYGILRMVVSNPDLALKVLKENRFSVSLTDVICICIPNEIGALSKTLDILSKENISIDYVYAFSMGDKALAVLRTEDVKKGIDVLKDHNTEVLEAEEIYCI
- the iorA gene encoding indolepyruvate ferredoxin oxidoreductase subunit alpha → MKKLMLGNEAVARGAYEAGVMVATAYPGTPSTEITEYISKYPEINSEWSVNEKVALEVAIGSAIAGARTIVSMKHVGLNVAADPLMTVAYTGINAGLLIVVADDPSMHSSQNEQDTRYYGIFAKIPVLEPSDSQECKDFVKLGFEISEKFDTPVILRLSTRVSHSQSLVELEKRGDIELKPYDKNPSKYISAPAYAKKRRIFIEERLNELSIFADSSDLNEIEYNDKKIGIITSGVAYNYAKEVIPNASFLKFGMSYPLPEEKIKEFVKNCDKVYVFEELEPIFEQKIKSMGLEVIGKDIFPIIGELSSEIIRSALLNESKEVINKFEDLPQRPPVLCPGCHHRGPFYVLKKLKLHVAGDIGCYTLGGFEPLNAIDTTICMGASIGMAHGFEKARGKDFAKKSVAVIGDSTFCHSGVTGLMDIVYNKGHSTVIILDNSITAMTGHQENPSTGKTLSGESTSQIDFETLGRAIGINRIRVVDAYDLKALEETIKEEVNAEEPSLIITKRPCVLIKGVKFDFKDYKIDPELCTGCKLCLKIGCPAISFDGKVAKINDSLCVGCGLCKDLCKFSAIVEVVK
- a CDS encoding MarR family transcriptional regulator, translating into MVSQDDILYEFYNNDGILTTDELKDLSGIPKEESIRSISKSMNSLIQKKLIGKVKGPKNSTIYFLTNPYYFLCDDKERLKHEKTHCLNVIKKVMEHHDECRIFEQQDMLILKFNATYQIRNHLKLIKSIIELFGNCLKYVLHDNYIIVTGKTHLEIDMFNINHFLREEKEMNFKKNIK
- a CDS encoding indolepyruvate oxidoreductase subunit beta, whose protein sequence is MNIVIAAVGGQGAVLTSKILGTLAQNLGKDVKVSEVHGMSQRGGSVVAYVKFGDKVYSPVVEKGTADIVLAFEMLEGARYVDYLKENGKLVVNTQKIDPMPVITGDVKYPSDLSEKIGELNIEYIPVDALSIAKNAGTIKAVNVALIGVLAKNSNIKKEEWIKAIKDTVPEKFLELNMKAFELGYNLE